One Candidatus Neomarinimicrobiota bacterium genomic window, GCTTATTCTTCCGTTTGTTGTTACCTCAGTCCCCATGTCCTACGTTGGGGGAGCAGTTCGCCTCCCTGAGGAGGTCTTCTTCTGGCTACTCCTGGTGACGTTGGTGTTAGCGGCGGCGCGGCTTTATCTTGTGAACGATCTGACGCTTCGAATTCATTTGGACCGCCGCCAGAGCCTCGCACTCTCACTGCTCATCGGTGCACTCCTCGGTTTCGTGGCAGGGACCGTTGGGATCGGAGGAGGAATCTACCTGGTTCCTCTCATCATTCTTTTCGGCATGTCGACGGAAAAGGAGGCGGCTGCTGCGGGGACGGTTTTCGTCTGGGTTAATTCTGCGGCGGGTTTCATTTCGCGTGTCCAGAGGGGAGCCTTCAGTGGTGCCACTTTTTTTCCCATGGTGGGGGCGGTGGTTCTTGGAGGATTGCTGGGATCCCACCTGGGGGCAGAGCGATTCAGCCCGAAGATGGTTCAACGACTTCTGGGAATT contains:
- a CDS encoding sulfite exporter TauE/SafE family protein; protein product: MSLTDVNPDIILPFLFIIVSMLYSSVGLGGGSSYTALMAIFGMKHELIPTISLALNLVVTFIGMIAFWRGGHLNFRLILPFVVTSVPMSYVGGAVRLPEEVFFWLLLVTLVLAAARLYLVNDLTLRIHLDRRQSLALSLLIGALLGFVAGTVGIGGGIYLVPLIILFGMSTEKEAAAAGTVFVWVNSAAGFISRVQRGAFSGATFFPMVGAVVLGGLLGSHLGAERFSPKMVQRLLGIVILAAIFYLMRKII